From a region of the Agrobacterium larrymoorei genome:
- a CDS encoding DUF2461 family protein has product MIDQSTLKILSEASGDHGENWLAGNKAQIGRARANLIEFTSQLIARAGLIDPRVAKVNIDPRKCLARAPISSGIGLIAMRVSLSKNAAASYFMQISPSCSYSGGGALLLPPRLAHILRQTIASHTGKWRTIVEGPLFQKYFPNGLTDGHDISGNGFVKNHDALDFFNLKNFGACHNISDELLMSPSLIDETVKSFVAARALIDYINRATTRVPET; this is encoded by the coding sequence ATGATCGACCAATCGACTTTGAAAATTCTGTCGGAAGCTTCCGGCGACCACGGTGAGAATTGGCTGGCCGGCAATAAGGCTCAAATTGGTCGCGCGCGGGCCAACCTGATCGAATTCACATCGCAGCTGATTGCAAGGGCCGGTTTGATAGACCCTCGTGTAGCGAAAGTGAACATCGACCCGAGAAAGTGTTTGGCCAGAGCGCCGATCTCGAGCGGGATAGGGTTGATCGCTATGCGCGTTTCGCTATCAAAGAACGCTGCTGCAAGCTACTTTATGCAGATTTCGCCCAGCTGTTCTTACAGCGGAGGCGGCGCATTATTACTTCCACCTCGCCTTGCACATATTTTGAGGCAAACGATCGCGAGCCACACCGGAAAATGGCGCACTATCGTTGAAGGACCGCTATTTCAGAAATACTTCCCGAACGGTCTGACCGACGGTCATGACATCAGTGGCAACGGGTTTGTGAAAAACCACGATGCGCTCGATTTCTTCAACCTCAAGAACTTTGGCGCATGTCACAACATTTCAGACGAGCTGTTGATGTCGCCCAGTCTGATAGACGAGACTGTCAAATCGTTTGTAGCCGCTCGTGCCCTGATTGACTACATTAACCGCGCTACCACAAGGGTCCCTGAGACTTAA
- a CDS encoding response regulator codes for MHRKDTAVRPTKGFGLDTPILIGLAAALLFFVASTIASLQTTRSLRENNSKVVQTHEVIVAIDLLQSDVQDAETGQRGYLLTGNERYLEPYERARSQLTSRFKELESVMGSDLVQQRRLAELRTDVDRKLDELARTIDMRRNGNAEAALALVNSDVGKIAMDALRSTIAEMRVEETQERAQRLVAMNSAYNTAIALVVSAGLLGTILTFVIGYLMRRATIARRRQEWLQQAQLGLSEAVMGDKNTVDVGESILGYLSNYVGAVAGVLFVKDHNGFERSSTFGVPVDDSLHSRLSANEGLFAHVLTNQRPIVVGELPDGYINFSSGLGRQKPSYLAIAPASVDGSVRAVVELGFLHPVGDHILELLEQSSNTIATAIRSAEFRTQLQTLLHETQRQTEELQVQGEELRVSNEELEEQGRALKESQARLEQQQVELEQTNSQLEEQAQELERQRDGLEKANEATNLKAAEVEQASRYKSDFLANMSHELRTPLNSSLILAKLLADNPDENLTPEQVKFAQTIQSSGNDLLNLINDILDLSKIEAGHVEITPEPVSIQRTVDALQRMFTPLADNKGLGFSVDVAADVAPLIETDPQRLEQVLKNLIANAIKFTEAGQVSLIVRPTEGEGIAISVTDTGIGIAEEQQHRIFEAFHQADSTISRKFGGTGLGLSISRELVRLLGGTLHLKSKAGSGSTFTLLIPKNFDAEQVSVAGPVVPVTPSNELIDDIATASTPSSATTPNAGNARGIVEDDRRFAGEQTRKLLIVEDDHSFASILRDLARELDFQALVAGNAHEALELAKQFMPSAIVLDVGLPDQSGLSVLDRLKRDVRTRHIPIHIVSAEDYSERALSLGAIGYALKPVQRDQLVDVMKSLEARISQNVRRVLIVEDNEVQRDAVARLIGSPEVETIGVGTAADCLAELKTKNFDCMVLDLSLPDASGFSLLETISQDNEHSFPPVIVYTGRVLTAEEEQKLRRYSKSIIIKGAKSPERLLDEVTLFLHQVVSDLPDEQQNMIRKARSRDALLEGRRILVVEDDVRNVYALTNILEPRGALVEIARNGEEALQKLTLSLEQPDAKIDLVLMDVMMPVMDGLTATRHIRANVQFKKLPVITLTAKAMPDDQKRCIEAGANDYMAKPLDVEKLLSLVRVWMPK; via the coding sequence ATGCATAGAAAAGACACAGCCGTCAGGCCTACCAAGGGTTTTGGTCTCGATACTCCGATCCTAATCGGTCTCGCCGCTGCATTACTTTTTTTCGTAGCGAGCACGATAGCTTCCCTTCAGACCACACGTTCGCTTCGAGAGAACAACTCAAAGGTAGTCCAAACGCACGAAGTGATCGTTGCGATCGACCTTCTGCAATCTGATGTACAGGATGCCGAGACCGGTCAGCGTGGCTACCTTTTGACAGGAAACGAACGCTATCTCGAACCATATGAGAGAGCACGGTCTCAACTTACCTCGCGCTTCAAGGAGCTCGAGTCGGTTATGGGATCAGATCTCGTTCAGCAAAGACGTCTGGCCGAATTGCGAACTGATGTTGACAGAAAGCTTGACGAGCTTGCTCGAACTATCGACATGAGGCGCAATGGGAATGCCGAGGCAGCCCTTGCTCTTGTGAACTCGGACGTGGGCAAGATTGCCATGGACGCGCTTCGCTCGACGATCGCTGAGATGCGTGTAGAAGAGACCCAAGAACGCGCCCAGCGCCTAGTCGCTATGAATAGTGCTTACAACACGGCAATTGCCCTGGTCGTTAGCGCAGGTCTGCTTGGGACTATCTTAACCTTCGTCATCGGTTATCTGATGCGACGTGCAACAATCGCTCGGCGGCGACAAGAGTGGTTGCAGCAAGCTCAATTGGGTTTGAGCGAAGCTGTTATGGGTGACAAAAACACCGTTGACGTCGGTGAGAGTATTCTTGGCTACCTGAGCAATTATGTTGGGGCAGTAGCAGGAGTTCTGTTTGTGAAGGATCACAACGGATTCGAGCGGTCATCGACTTTTGGCGTGCCGGTTGATGACTCACTTCATTCGCGGCTGAGCGCAAACGAAGGATTGTTTGCGCACGTTCTCACAAACCAGAGACCTATCGTCGTTGGCGAGCTACCTGACGGTTACATCAACTTCAGTTCAGGCCTCGGCAGACAAAAGCCGAGCTACCTCGCGATCGCACCAGCGAGCGTTGACGGCAGCGTTCGGGCTGTTGTCGAGCTAGGCTTTCTGCATCCTGTCGGGGATCATATTCTGGAGCTACTGGAGCAATCGTCAAATACAATTGCGACCGCTATCCGATCGGCAGAGTTCCGAACACAGTTGCAAACACTGCTGCACGAGACGCAACGTCAGACTGAAGAACTTCAGGTTCAGGGCGAAGAACTACGGGTTTCTAACGAGGAGCTGGAAGAGCAGGGTAGAGCGCTTAAAGAATCGCAGGCGCGGCTGGAACAACAGCAGGTCGAATTGGAGCAAACCAATTCCCAGCTTGAAGAGCAGGCGCAAGAATTAGAGCGGCAGCGAGACGGATTGGAAAAGGCGAATGAGGCAACCAATCTGAAAGCGGCTGAGGTGGAACAGGCCAGCCGATACAAGTCAGACTTCCTCGCCAATATGTCTCACGAATTGCGCACGCCCCTCAACTCGTCGCTGATACTCGCTAAGCTTCTCGCTGATAATCCTGACGAAAACCTAACTCCCGAACAAGTTAAATTCGCGCAGACAATTCAGTCGTCCGGGAATGACTTGTTGAACCTGATCAACGATATTCTCGATCTCTCAAAGATTGAAGCCGGGCATGTGGAAATTACCCCTGAACCCGTCTCCATTCAGCGGACCGTCGATGCGCTGCAGCGAATGTTCACGCCGCTTGCAGACAACAAGGGCTTGGGATTTTCGGTCGATGTTGCGGCAGACGTGGCACCGCTTATCGAGACGGACCCTCAGCGCCTCGAGCAAGTTTTGAAAAACCTCATTGCCAACGCTATCAAGTTTACCGAAGCAGGACAAGTTAGCCTGATTGTGCGACCGACAGAAGGGGAAGGAATTGCCATTTCCGTAACCGATACCGGAATTGGGATCGCCGAGGAGCAGCAACATCGCATTTTCGAAGCGTTTCATCAGGCCGACAGCACGATCAGTCGCAAGTTCGGTGGCACTGGGCTTGGACTTTCGATCTCGCGTGAGCTTGTAAGGCTGCTCGGCGGAACACTCCATCTTAAAAGCAAGGCGGGTTCAGGATCGACGTTCACGCTGCTCATCCCGAAAAACTTTGATGCTGAACAGGTCAGTGTCGCTGGTCCAGTCGTTCCTGTTACTCCCAGCAATGAACTCATAGACGATATCGCGACGGCGTCGACACCTTCGAGCGCAACCACGCCAAATGCTGGCAACGCAAGGGGAATAGTCGAGGATGATCGCAGGTTCGCCGGTGAACAAACACGAAAACTGCTTATCGTTGAAGACGATCACTCGTTTGCTTCGATATTGCGAGACCTTGCACGTGAACTGGACTTCCAAGCCCTCGTTGCAGGCAATGCTCATGAGGCCTTGGAACTTGCGAAGCAATTCATGCCAAGCGCGATTGTTCTTGACGTCGGACTACCGGACCAATCCGGACTATCCGTCCTGGATCGCCTAAAGCGAGATGTTCGTACACGCCATATTCCGATCCACATCGTATCGGCGGAAGATTACTCAGAGCGAGCTTTGTCGCTTGGTGCAATCGGATACGCATTGAAGCCGGTTCAGCGGGATCAACTCGTTGACGTTATGAAGTCGCTCGAAGCGAGAATATCGCAAAATGTCCGTAGGGTCCTTATCGTTGAAGACAATGAAGTCCAACGCGATGCAGTCGCGAGGCTGATTGGCTCGCCAGAGGTAGAAACGATCGGTGTTGGCACGGCGGCCGACTGCCTTGCTGAGCTTAAGACCAAGAACTTCGACTGCATGGTGCTTGATCTTTCACTGCCGGATGCATCAGGATTTTCACTTTTGGAGACCATCAGCCAGGACAACGAACATTCATTTCCGCCCGTCATCGTGTACACCGGCCGCGTATTGACCGCAGAAGAAGAACAAAAGCTTCGTCGCTATTCTAAGTCGATCATCATCAAGGGAGCAAAGTCGCCTGAGCGTTTGCTAGATGAGGTAACGCTTTTCCTGCACCAGGTCGTCTCTGACTTGCCGGATGAGCAGCAGAATATGATCCGCAAAGCACGTAGTCGTGACGCCCTCCTTGAAGGCCGACGGATTCTCGTGGTCGAAGACGACGTCCGCAACGTCTATGCGTTGACGAATATTCTTGAGCCCCGCGGAGCGCTCGTCGAAATTGCGCGCAATGGAGAAGAGGCGCTGCAAAAGCTAACTCTCTCGTTGGAACAGCCAGACGCGAAGATTGATCTGGTGCTGATGGACGTGATGATGCCAGTCATGGACGGACTTACCGCAACGCGTCACATCCGTGCAAATGTTCAGTTCAAAAAGCTGCCCGTGATAACGCTTACGGCCAAAGCAATGCCAGACGACCAAAAGCGATGCATCGAGGCTGGTGCCAATGATTATATGGCAAAACCCTTGGACGTTGAAAAACTCTTATCGCTGGTCCGAGTTTGGATGCCAAAATGA
- a CDS encoding YybH family protein — protein MTIKEGQADFHAVAARLINATNAFDTDAVSALFTPDAVIDDPSTGERFDGHDGIRDYVERFFVGYQTVTRLLTVEAFGPRSARLRVDFTGDFGHEVGRLDIKLTCEGLIERIDADLE, from the coding sequence GTGACGATCAAGGAGGGACAGGCTGACTTCCACGCCGTGGCCGCACGTCTGATCAATGCGACGAACGCTTTCGATACCGACGCGGTGTCGGCTTTGTTCACTCCGGACGCGGTGATCGATGATCCGTCCACCGGAGAACGTTTCGACGGGCACGATGGCATCCGCGACTACGTCGAGCGGTTCTTCGTGGGATATCAGACCGTGACACGTCTCCTGACGGTGGAGGCGTTCGGCCCACGCAGCGCGCGCCTTCGTGTCGATTTCACAGGTGACTTCGGTCATGAGGTTGGACGGCTCGATATAAAGTTAACCTGCGAGGGGTTGATCGAGCGCATCGACGCCGACCTCGAATAG
- a CDS encoding peptidoglycan-binding protein: MTIAENMARSQIFAMPAVFVFTFSELSKILMVLNIEFPFLQCIGMSIDAFYARANSLSDNVMHSLKFFAIIPGLAFSFPGSASAIDALIVNTSPIASLIDAPQTEQQTQANLAVVHLQVLLDRAGSSPGVIDGYLGDNLTKAIAGFEAMRQLPVDGKLDADVIVKLGDEIPAIQPYEITEDDRQDIIGRIPEDYAEQAKMSSLGYTTVEEKLAERFHMHINLIKTLNPTAAFKPGETIAVTIPGDMKSGNVKRVEVHRKAGQTRAFAEDGSLIAAYPATIGSEESPSPTGTHDVKGVARMPTYT; encoded by the coding sequence ATGACAATTGCCGAAAACATGGCAAGAAGCCAAATTTTTGCAATGCCTGCTGTTTTTGTTTTCACTTTCTCAGAATTGAGCAAAATATTGATGGTACTAAATATCGAATTTCCATTTTTACAGTGCATCGGAATGTCCATCGACGCGTTCTACGCGAGAGCAAACTCATTATCGGACAATGTCATGCATTCACTGAAATTTTTTGCGATAATACCGGGCTTGGCATTCTCGTTTCCAGGCTCTGCTTCGGCAATTGATGCCCTGATCGTCAATACGTCTCCGATCGCATCGCTCATCGATGCGCCACAGACTGAACAACAAACGCAAGCCAATCTAGCTGTCGTACATCTCCAGGTTCTTCTTGATCGTGCTGGTTCATCGCCCGGGGTCATTGATGGGTATTTGGGAGACAACCTGACAAAAGCAATCGCAGGGTTTGAGGCCATGCGGCAGCTGCCTGTTGATGGCAAGCTTGATGCCGACGTTATCGTAAAACTTGGCGACGAAATTCCTGCAATTCAACCTTATGAAATCACCGAAGACGATAGGCAGGATATTATTGGCAGAATACCGGAGGATTACGCCGAACAGGCCAAAATGAGCAGTCTCGGCTACACCACCGTAGAAGAAAAACTCGCTGAGCGCTTTCATATGCACATCAATTTGATCAAAACGCTCAATCCGACAGCAGCATTCAAGCCCGGCGAGACGATTGCCGTGACGATACCCGGCGACATGAAAAGCGGTAACGTCAAACGCGTAGAGGTTCATCGGAAAGCCGGGCAGACACGCGCTTTTGCTGAGGACGGTTCACTGATAGCAGCCTACCCGGCCACCATTGGCAGTGAAGAGTCTCCCTCGCCGACAGGAACGCATGACGTAAAGGGCGTAGCGCGCATGCCTACCTATACTTAA
- a CDS encoding hybrid sensor histidine kinase/response regulator, translating to MSSPVKFLLVDDLPENLLSLEALLRRDDLTLLKAKSGDEALELLLEHDVALALLDVQMPGLDGFELAELMRGNERTRRIPIIFVTAGAHSETRRFQGYEAGAVDYIQKPIEADILRSKTDVFFEIYRQRQTISEQRDILQSQANVLQIADRRKDEFLAVLAHELRNPLAALKGGLKLLSRRPEGEQKEKVAGLMEDQITHLVRLVDDLMDVSRITQGKIELQRTRFDLRKALEAAVRMAAPNIEAKHHIIQTRFPETPVMVFADDFRITQCAVNLINNAAKYTLDGGNIEVGITVQSRDVAIWVTDDGLGLSPGEVERIFEMFAQIDSHLQHSRGGLGIGLALVKQLVELHGGSVSAASPGIGKGTTFTIAFPVD from the coding sequence ATGAGTTCTCCGGTTAAATTTCTGCTTGTTGACGATCTGCCGGAAAATCTTCTTTCCCTCGAGGCCTTGCTACGGCGCGACGATCTCACCCTCCTAAAAGCTAAATCAGGCGACGAGGCGTTGGAGCTACTCCTCGAGCATGATGTTGCACTGGCTTTGCTTGATGTGCAAATGCCAGGCTTGGACGGTTTCGAATTGGCCGAACTAATGCGCGGGAATGAGCGCACGCGACGAATACCGATTATTTTCGTGACCGCGGGCGCACACAGCGAAACCAGGAGGTTCCAAGGATACGAGGCCGGCGCCGTCGACTACATACAAAAGCCGATCGAAGCTGATATTCTTAGAAGCAAAACGGATGTTTTTTTTGAAATCTATCGCCAGCGTCAAACCATCTCTGAGCAACGCGATATATTACAGTCCCAAGCAAACGTACTTCAAATCGCCGATCGCCGGAAAGATGAGTTTCTCGCAGTGCTGGCACACGAACTACGCAATCCTCTCGCTGCCCTTAAAGGCGGTCTTAAACTTCTTTCTCGCCGACCCGAGGGTGAACAAAAGGAAAAAGTGGCCGGATTGATGGAAGATCAAATCACCCATCTGGTGCGCTTGGTCGATGATTTGATGGACGTTTCGCGCATAACCCAGGGAAAAATAGAGTTACAGAGAACTCGCTTTGATCTACGGAAGGCGCTCGAGGCCGCGGTCAGAATGGCTGCGCCAAATATAGAAGCGAAACACCATATTATTCAAACGAGATTTCCTGAAACGCCTGTGATGGTGTTTGCAGATGATTTCCGCATAACGCAATGCGCGGTGAACCTCATCAACAATGCCGCCAAATATACATTGGATGGCGGCAACATCGAGGTGGGCATCACGGTGCAAAGTCGGGACGTTGCAATTTGGGTCACCGACGACGGGCTTGGGCTCAGCCCAGGCGAAGTGGAAAGGATTTTCGAGATGTTTGCGCAGATCGATAGCCATCTTCAGCACTCACGCGGCGGTCTCGGAATAGGCCTAGCCTTGGTGAAACAGCTGGTAGAATTGCATGGAGGAAGTGTCTCCGCGGCTAGTCCTGGAATTGGGAAAGGTACAACATTTACGATTGCGTTTCCGGTCGATTAG
- a CDS encoding AraC family transcriptional regulator produces MEQQLEELRHLAARAENRRTETGIPRVAMVQGEIPEHQLAAVYEPMVNLILTGSKCMTVGDRTFHYDPATYFVMSVDLPAVGSVHPDELGRPYLAISLTLDPAIVANLIADLPKLTGGTPYDSGFSVAPITPELLDAWVRMLRLLDRPDEVAALAPVYEREILFRVLRGPLGWMLRDIAMPETPLSRVADAVRWIRENFAKSLRVEELAKMTALSVSAFHRHFKAVTALSPIQYQKNVRLLHARSLLLSGEGTATSVAFDVGYESPNQFSREYARQFGLPPLKDAARLRLLAA; encoded by the coding sequence ATGGAACAACAGCTGGAAGAACTCCGACATCTCGCCGCACGAGCGGAGAACCGCCGAACTGAAACCGGGATACCTCGTGTGGCGATGGTACAGGGAGAGATCCCGGAGCATCAGTTAGCAGCCGTCTACGAACCGATGGTCAATCTGATCCTGACGGGATCGAAATGCATGACGGTTGGGGACCGGACATTTCACTATGATCCGGCCACCTATTTTGTAATGTCGGTCGACCTGCCGGCCGTGGGTTCGGTCCATCCGGATGAACTTGGCCGACCCTACCTCGCTATCAGCCTTACGCTCGATCCGGCCATCGTTGCGAATCTTATCGCTGACTTGCCAAAGCTTACCGGCGGAACCCCCTACGATTCGGGATTTTCGGTGGCTCCAATAACTCCCGAACTGCTCGATGCCTGGGTACGCATGCTTCGTTTGTTGGACCGTCCTGACGAGGTCGCCGCTCTGGCACCTGTCTACGAGCGTGAAATCTTGTTCCGTGTTCTGCGGGGGCCGCTCGGCTGGATGCTCCGAGACATTGCAATGCCGGAGACGCCTCTCTCACGCGTCGCCGATGCTGTTCGGTGGATCCGGGAAAACTTTGCGAAGTCTCTCCGAGTTGAGGAACTGGCAAAGATGACCGCACTTAGCGTGTCCGCATTCCATCGCCACTTCAAAGCGGTAACAGCGCTCAGCCCTATCCAGTACCAGAAGAATGTCCGTCTTCTGCATGCGCGTTCCCTGCTGCTGTCAGGGGAAGGCACGGCGACATCGGTGGCATTCGACGTAGGGTATGAAAGTCCCAATCAGTTTAGTCGGGAGTACGCCCGGCAGTTTGGCCTGCCGCCGCTCAAGGACGCCGCAAGACTGCGGCTGCTGGCAGCCTAA
- a CDS encoding CheR family methyltransferase, whose protein sequence is MIETYERVEDIEIRLLLEALYHRYHYDFRAYSMSSIKRRLRQAREQLGFATITAMQESILHDADMLPKMLRYLTVQVSEMFRDPTYFHAIREKVVPHLLTYPSLKVWIAGCSTGEELYSFVILFREEGLEDRTIFYATDINPEALAQAEAGIYDLERVRLFTENHRLAGGRSSLSDYYHTAYNRCVLNKSLRRNVVFSDHSLVTDQVFSEMQLVSCRNVMIYFNRDLQDRAIGLFKEALPRNGFLGLGAKETLRFSQHEEGFRDFVREEKIYQRADP, encoded by the coding sequence ATGATTGAGACTTACGAACGGGTAGAAGATATCGAAATTCGGCTTTTGCTTGAGGCGCTCTATCATAGATATCACTATGATTTCCGAGCGTACTCAATGTCATCGATTAAGCGACGGCTTCGCCAAGCGCGCGAGCAGCTTGGATTTGCTACCATAACCGCAATGCAGGAGAGCATTCTCCACGATGCAGATATGCTACCCAAAATGCTTCGGTACCTCACGGTACAGGTCAGCGAAATGTTTCGGGACCCGACCTATTTTCACGCGATCAGAGAAAAGGTTGTCCCCCACTTGCTGACGTATCCTTCTCTGAAGGTATGGATCGCGGGTTGCAGTACGGGTGAGGAACTCTATTCGTTTGTCATCCTATTTCGCGAGGAAGGCCTTGAGGACCGAACGATCTTTTACGCGACCGACATCAATCCGGAAGCACTTGCCCAGGCTGAGGCCGGCATCTACGACTTAGAGCGAGTGCGGCTATTTACGGAAAATCATCGCCTTGCCGGCGGCAGAAGCTCACTGTCGGACTATTACCACACGGCCTACAACCGCTGTGTCCTCAACAAAAGCCTCCGGCGCAATGTTGTTTTCTCAGACCATAGTCTCGTCACCGACCAGGTCTTCAGCGAGATGCAGTTGGTCTCCTGCCGAAACGTCATGATCTATTTTAACAGAGATCTTCAAGATAGGGCGATCGGGCTATTCAAAGAGGCGCTACCGCGCAACGGTTTTCTGGGCCTTGGGGCCAAAGAGACGCTCAGATTTTCTCAGCATGAAGAGGGTTTCCGTGATTTCGTACGAGAGGAAAAGATCTATCAAAGGGCAGACCCGTGA
- a CDS encoding chemotaxis protein CheB — translation MRAKEYKAVIIGASAGALEALSLILPALERDFDMPVFVIVHVPPGKRSVLAEIFAAKCRLQAMEPEDKEPIKSGVIYFAPPNYHMLIEDENAIALSSDDEVLFSRPSIDVSFESAADVWGDQLIGVILTGANHDGAKGLSAVAKAGGMTIVQDPKSAYAAAMPEAAIKACPHALVVPLDQIASHLSSIAS, via the coding sequence GTGAGAGCCAAGGAATACAAAGCCGTCATCATCGGTGCGTCGGCGGGTGCGCTTGAGGCGCTGTCTTTAATATTGCCGGCTCTTGAACGTGACTTCGATATGCCTGTGTTTGTAATAGTCCACGTTCCACCGGGCAAGCGCAGCGTTTTGGCGGAGATTTTCGCCGCGAAATGCCGTCTTCAAGCTATGGAACCGGAGGACAAAGAGCCCATTAAATCAGGGGTTATTTATTTCGCTCCGCCAAATTACCATATGCTGATAGAAGACGAAAATGCCATTGCCCTCTCAAGCGATGACGAGGTGCTTTTTTCCCGACCATCCATCGATGTTTCGTTCGAAAGCGCTGCCGATGTGTGGGGAGATCAACTTATTGGGGTGATATTGACTGGGGCTAACCATGACGGCGCGAAGGGACTTTCTGCGGTTGCAAAGGCAGGTGGAATGACGATTGTTCAGGATCCAAAAAGTGCGTACGCGGCTGCCATGCCCGAAGCTGCAATAAAGGCCTGTCCTCATGCCCTGGTCGTTCCTCTTGATCAAATCGCATCACACCTCTCGAGTATCGCGTCATGA
- a CDS encoding SDR family NAD(P)-dependent oxidoreductase, whose translation MKIVIVTGGSRGIGAATARMCAAKGMGVILTYNTNPEAANDVVASINEIGGVAVALNLDVSQIHSFAAFRKEVEKVLQATFGRGDFDFLVNNAGYGMFTPLADVTEDQFDGLFNVHLKGPFFLTQTLLPLMADGGHIVNMTSATTRVAFAGVAPYASFKGGLAVMTRYLAKELGGRQIRSNSVSPGPIRTELGGGLNEEFESKLAPMASLGGVGEPDEVGSVVASLLADENRWINAQDIEVSGGYVI comes from the coding sequence ATGAAGATCGTTATTGTCACCGGCGGGAGCCGCGGGATCGGCGCCGCCACGGCGCGAATGTGCGCAGCGAAGGGCATGGGCGTCATCCTGACCTACAACACGAATCCTGAGGCCGCGAACGACGTCGTGGCTTCGATAAATGAGATCGGCGGCGTTGCGGTCGCCCTAAATCTGGATGTCTCGCAGATCCATTCGTTCGCGGCCTTCCGCAAGGAGGTAGAGAAAGTGCTCCAAGCAACGTTCGGCCGCGGCGACTTTGACTTCCTGGTCAACAATGCCGGATACGGGATGTTCACGCCGCTCGCGGACGTGACCGAGGACCAGTTCGATGGTCTGTTCAATGTGCACCTGAAGGGACCGTTCTTTCTCACGCAGACCCTTCTGCCTCTGATGGCCGATGGCGGGCATATCGTGAACATGACGAGCGCGACCACCCGCGTCGCTTTCGCCGGAGTAGCTCCATACGCGTCCTTCAAAGGCGGCCTCGCGGTAATGACCCGATACCTGGCCAAGGAACTCGGTGGACGACAGATCCGGTCAAACTCCGTTTCTCCAGGGCCGATCCGAACAGAACTCGGTGGCGGGTTGAACGAGGAATTCGAATCGAAGCTTGCGCCTATGGCGTCGCTGGGAGGCGTCGGCGAGCCCGATGAGGTTGGAAGTGTGGTCGCCAGTCTCCTGGCTGACGAGAACCGCTGGATCAACGCACAGGACATCGAAGTTTCCGGCGGCTATGTGATCTGA
- a CDS encoding VOC family protein, with the protein MLDHIFLTVLETERSIEFYSRTLRPLGITQRHDYDGKDGPVGHPDLKGFGASGRMFFWLRQGAPSPGAVHVGFVANSEAAVAAAYDAATAAGATSIHAPGPQLHYDPRYFAAQVRDLDGYTLEFVFKSWQHER; encoded by the coding sequence ATGCTTGATCATATCTTTCTGACGGTTCTGGAAACGGAACGCTCCATCGAGTTCTACAGCAGAACACTTAGGCCCCTCGGGATCACCCAGCGACACGACTACGATGGAAAGGACGGCCCCGTCGGCCATCCCGACCTTAAAGGCTTCGGTGCAAGCGGACGGATGTTCTTTTGGCTGCGGCAAGGCGCGCCCTCGCCTGGGGCGGTTCATGTCGGCTTTGTCGCGAACTCAGAAGCGGCGGTTGCCGCCGCCTATGACGCGGCGACTGCCGCGGGCGCTACGTCGATCCATGCGCCCGGACCGCAGCTTCACTATGACCCGCGCTACTTCGCGGCACAGGTCCGCGATCTTGATGGCTACACCTTGGAGTTCGTCTTCAAGAGCTGGCAGCACGAAAGGTGA
- a CDS encoding ABC transporter ATP-binding protein, whose product MSMIKTENLAVSYGRGETALKVVKDVSFEVKKGETFGLVGESGCGKSTILGALAGRNKQWTGSIEIDGETIAQKRTSSQLAKQQLVFQDPFGSIHPRHTIGRTLLEPLEIHGKDRRQERIEKVLTDVGLPLNFRYRYPHQLSGGQRQRVAIARALILEPKILLLDEPTSALDVSIQAEILNLLKDLRERGKLTYILVSHDLAVVTHLCDRVAIMQNGEFVEIATRQQLLENTVQHSYTRILMEGSRGYVTTRQKPIIALR is encoded by the coding sequence ATGTCCATGATCAAAACCGAAAATCTTGCTGTCTCCTATGGCCGCGGCGAAACAGCGCTTAAGGTCGTAAAGGACGTTTCCTTCGAAGTCAAAAAAGGCGAGACCTTTGGTCTTGTCGGCGAGAGCGGCTGCGGCAAGTCCACCATTCTGGGCGCACTTGCCGGGCGAAACAAGCAATGGACAGGATCAATCGAGATCGACGGTGAAACGATCGCCCAAAAGCGCACCAGCTCTCAGCTTGCGAAGCAGCAACTGGTGTTCCAGGATCCGTTCGGCTCCATCCATCCGCGACACACGATCGGTCGCACCCTGCTGGAACCCTTGGAAATCCATGGCAAGGACCGACGGCAGGAGCGCATCGAGAAGGTGCTGACCGATGTCGGCCTTCCGTTAAATTTCCGATACCGCTATCCGCACCAGCTTTCTGGCGGCCAGCGGCAGCGAGTGGCGATCGCCCGGGCTCTGATCCTAGAGCCGAAAATCCTCCTGCTGGACGAACCGACATCAGCGCTCGACGTGTCCATTCAGGCAGAAATCCTCAATCTGCTCAAGGATCTGCGGGAGCGCGGGAAGCTGACTTATATCCTGGTCAGCCACGATCTCGCGGTGGTCACGCATCTTTGTGACCGTGTTGCGATCATGCAGAACGGCGAGTTTGTTGAGATTGCGACAAGACAACAGTTGCTCGAAAACACGGTACAGCATTCTTACACGCGCATACTCATGGAAGGCAGTCGTGGGTATGTGACGACAAGGCAAAAGCCCATAATTGCGCTGCGTTAG